The Candidatus Koribacter versatilis Ellin345 genome has a segment encoding these proteins:
- a CDS encoding MoaD/ThiS family protein: MIRVTLPGHLRNLAKITDSEVALDLQGPVTQHAILSALEARYPVLGGAIRDHGTLKRRPFIRYFACGEDLSHDPADAPLPDEIASGKEPFMVIGAIAGG, encoded by the coding sequence ATGATTCGCGTTACCTTACCCGGACATCTGCGCAACCTCGCCAAGATCACCGATAGCGAGGTTGCGCTCGATCTCCAGGGCCCGGTCACACAACACGCAATCCTGTCAGCGCTCGAAGCCCGCTATCCTGTGCTCGGCGGCGCGATCCGCGACCACGGCACGCTAAAACGCCGCCCGTTCATTCGTTACTTCGCCTGCGGCGAAGACCTCTCCCACGATCCCGCAGACGCGCCACTGCCCGATGAAATCGCAAGCGGCAAAGAGCCGTTCATGGTCATCGGCGCAATTGCGGGAGGATGA
- a CDS encoding fibronectin type III domain-containing protein → MLRHFIAVTGVLALAAIMTSCGQPGAPQPPSLEMPRAVTDLSVTRKGDRVAMRWTSPARFTDGRIIKKVGKTNICRTPGNLPAVKCDEIGNVPTELPKASGPIEQSHFEDKLTQVTLGTVMYGVEVQNAYGKSVGLSNQVEISTAPALAAPSRVNATVGENGVTILWAPIAAPALPEVRFGYQISRRGESGQFAAIATVPIGDTSYVDQTFEWEKKFEYRIDVVTESASDNRVLVEGEDSETASVLAHDVFPPAVPKELQAVFSGPGQKVFIDLTWAPNLEPDLAGYFVYRREEGGTFTKLNSAALTVPSFRDDQVQAGKTYIYSVSAVDVRGNESAKSAETSESVP, encoded by the coding sequence ATGCTTCGTCACTTCATAGCGGTTACCGGCGTACTCGCGCTGGCGGCGATCATGACATCATGCGGGCAACCCGGCGCGCCGCAACCGCCTTCGTTGGAAATGCCGCGCGCAGTGACAGACCTGTCGGTTACGCGGAAGGGCGACCGCGTCGCGATGCGATGGACTTCGCCGGCCCGGTTTACCGACGGTCGAATCATCAAGAAGGTTGGTAAGACAAACATTTGCCGAACACCGGGAAATTTACCGGCGGTGAAGTGCGACGAGATCGGCAACGTGCCGACAGAGCTGCCGAAGGCGAGTGGTCCGATTGAGCAAAGTCACTTCGAAGACAAGCTGACGCAGGTGACGCTTGGCACCGTGATGTACGGCGTCGAGGTGCAGAATGCTTACGGCAAGAGCGTTGGACTCTCGAACCAGGTAGAGATTTCGACAGCACCAGCGCTGGCGGCGCCATCGCGGGTGAATGCCACGGTCGGCGAAAACGGCGTGACGATTTTGTGGGCGCCCATTGCGGCACCGGCGCTTCCCGAGGTTCGATTCGGGTACCAGATTTCGCGTCGCGGCGAGAGTGGCCAATTCGCGGCGATTGCGACAGTGCCCATTGGCGATACAAGCTACGTGGACCAAACATTCGAGTGGGAGAAGAAGTTCGAATATCGAATTGACGTGGTGACGGAATCGGCAAGCGATAACCGCGTTTTGGTTGAGGGAGAAGATTCCGAGACCGCCAGCGTTCTGGCGCATGATGTTTTCCCGCCCGCAGTTCCGAAAGAACTGCAGGCAGTGTTTTCGGGTCCGGGGCAGAAAGTGTTCATTGACCTGACTTGGGCGCCGAATCTCGAGCCTGATTTAGCGGGATATTTCGTTTATCGACGCGAAGAAGGCGGGACCTTCACCAAGCTGAATAGCGCGGCGCTGACGGTGCCTTCGTTCCGCGATGACCAGGTGCAGGCCGGCAAGACGTATATCTATTCGGTGAGTGCGGTGGACGTGCGCGGGAATGAGAGCGCGAAGTCAGCGGAGACTAGCGAGAGTGTGCCGTAA
- a CDS encoding thioredoxin family protein, with the protein MRKSLFVAAIFCLFACVALGEKPPSADKMMSEAKARAKAENKSIFLVFGASWCPDCDVLETFLKTPDAKALFDRYFVVVHFDVFEEAGEKPGVNTPGGENWILKFGGVSAAGEVGLPFEVVLNADGKPIVDSHLRTKGKTVGFPETPEEIAWFIKMLRSGAPAMTSDESSQIEDLLKRQS; encoded by the coding sequence ATGCGCAAGTCACTATTCGTTGCTGCTATTTTCTGTCTTTTTGCCTGTGTCGCCTTGGGAGAGAAGCCTCCGAGTGCGGACAAAATGATGTCGGAAGCAAAGGCGCGCGCCAAAGCTGAGAACAAGAGCATCTTTCTCGTCTTTGGCGCTTCCTGGTGTCCCGATTGCGACGTGCTGGAGACCTTCCTCAAGACCCCGGACGCGAAAGCTCTTTTCGACAGATACTTCGTCGTCGTGCATTTTGATGTCTTTGAGGAAGCCGGTGAGAAGCCCGGCGTCAACACGCCCGGCGGAGAAAACTGGATTTTGAAATTCGGAGGTGTCTCAGCGGCCGGTGAAGTTGGACTGCCCTTTGAAGTGGTGCTCAATGCCGACGGAAAGCCAATCGTTGACTCTCATCTTCGAACGAAAGGTAAGACCGTCGGCTTTCCTGAAACACCCGAAGAGATCGCATGGTTTATCAAAATGCTTCGGTCCGGAGCACCGGCTATGACCAGCGACGAATCTTCTCAAATCGAGGATCTTCTCAAACGTCAGAGCTAG
- the moeB gene encoding molybdopterin-synthase adenylyltransferase MoeB, whose translation MTLSQPELLRYSRHLSLPEFGLEAQERLKQTKVLCIGTGGLGSPLAMYLAAAGVGTLGLVDFDIVDYTNLQRQIIHTTPDVGRPKVESAAEKIDVLNPFVNVVPINAKLTSANALELFSQYDIIADGTDNFATRYLVNDACVLTGRPNVYASVFRFEGQASVFATKSGPCYRCLYPEPPPPGTVPSCAEGGVLGVLPGLLGIIQATEVIKVACGIGQPLIGRMLLVDASTMKFQELRLKRDYQCPACGTRTLKELIDYDQFCGIRGQESSVAGDITVEELKRRLDAGEKPFILDVREPHEYQIANLGGHLIPLNDLPKRIGELDPTQEIITHCKMGGRSQQAVDFLRQQGFKNAKNLTGGINAWSEKVDPKIPKY comes from the coding sequence ATGACCCTCTCCCAACCCGAACTCCTCCGCTACAGCCGCCACCTCTCGCTCCCCGAGTTTGGCCTGGAAGCCCAAGAGCGCCTGAAGCAAACCAAGGTCCTCTGCATCGGCACCGGAGGCCTGGGCTCCCCTCTCGCCATGTATCTCGCCGCCGCGGGCGTAGGCACGCTAGGCCTCGTAGATTTCGACATCGTCGATTACACCAACCTCCAGCGGCAGATCATCCACACCACGCCCGACGTCGGCCGCCCCAAGGTCGAATCCGCCGCCGAAAAAATCGACGTCCTCAATCCGTTCGTCAACGTCGTGCCCATCAACGCGAAGCTCACCAGCGCCAACGCCCTCGAGCTCTTCTCGCAATACGACATCATCGCCGACGGCACCGACAACTTCGCCACTCGCTATCTCGTCAACGACGCCTGCGTTCTCACCGGACGCCCCAACGTCTACGCCTCCGTCTTCCGCTTCGAAGGCCAGGCCAGCGTCTTCGCCACCAAGTCCGGCCCGTGCTACCGCTGCCTCTATCCCGAGCCGCCCCCACCCGGCACGGTCCCGAGTTGCGCCGAAGGTGGTGTCCTCGGTGTGCTCCCGGGCCTGCTCGGCATCATCCAGGCCACGGAGGTCATCAAGGTCGCGTGCGGCATCGGCCAGCCGCTCATCGGACGCATGCTGCTCGTCGACGCCTCGACGATGAAGTTCCAGGAACTGCGCCTCAAGCGCGACTACCAGTGCCCCGCGTGCGGCACCCGTACGCTCAAAGAGTTGATCGACTATGATCAGTTCTGCGGAATCCGTGGACAGGAGAGCTCTGTGGCTGGAGACATCACCGTAGAAGAACTAAAACGCCGCCTCGACGCCGGCGAAAAACCTTTCATCCTCGACGTGCGCGAGCCGCACGAATACCAGATCGCCAATCTTGGCGGCCACCTCATCCCGCTCAACGACCTCCCGAAGCGCATCGGCGAACTCGATCCCACCCAGGAAATCATTACCCACTGCAAAATGGGCGGCCGCAGCCAGCAAGCCGTCGACTTCCTCCGCCAGCAAGGCTTCAAGAACGCGAAGAACCTAACCGGCGGTATCAACGCCTGGTCCGAAAAGGTCGATCCGAAAATTCCGAAGTATTAA
- a CDS encoding M67 family metallopeptidase encodes MVVIEQRELDRLKVLGESAYPEEACAILIGKREGEVTWVTRALPAINVHEEPAHAYEISPQALIAAQRKAREDGQEIVGFVHSHPDEAAKPSSRDLEEAFWLGLTYGMMSVYAGTFTALNFYRLEGESPEGRRFRQVGVRVAPMRNASSDV; translated from the coding sequence ATGGTGGTGATTGAGCAGCGCGAGTTGGATCGGTTGAAGGTGCTCGGCGAGAGTGCGTACCCTGAGGAAGCCTGCGCCATCCTGATCGGCAAGAGAGAAGGAGAAGTGACATGGGTGACACGCGCGCTTCCGGCGATCAATGTTCATGAGGAACCGGCGCACGCGTATGAGATCTCGCCACAGGCTCTGATTGCTGCGCAAAGAAAGGCGCGGGAGGACGGGCAGGAGATTGTCGGATTCGTGCACTCGCATCCGGATGAAGCGGCGAAGCCTTCGAGTCGAGATTTAGAAGAAGCGTTTTGGCTCGGGCTGACCTACGGGATGATGAGCGTGTACGCGGGGACGTTCACTGCGCTGAACTTTTATCGGCTTGAAGGGGAGTCGCCGGAGGGGCGACGATTTCGGCAAGTCGGCGTACGAGTTGCTCCTATGCGGAATGCTAGCTCTGACGTTTGA
- a CDS encoding YcbK family protein, which yields MSLLKHFISQSRKSLFALPLLIILLCAGTANGAPVNGMKEYRLRLFHTHTGERIDIVYRRGDQYLPEALDQLDHYLRDHRTGTVHHYDPRVFDLLHDLTADLGEPDTEVNVICGYRTPWSNEYLRTHGHGVASHSLHMQALAIDIRIPGVKTSDLRDAALAMHRGGVGYYSSSDFVHVDVGRERRW from the coding sequence TTGTCTCTTCTAAAACACTTCATTTCTCAAAGCCGAAAATCACTTTTCGCGCTTCCGCTCCTGATCATTTTGCTGTGCGCCGGCACTGCGAATGGCGCGCCGGTGAACGGCATGAAGGAATACCGCTTGCGGCTCTTCCATACCCACACCGGCGAGCGGATCGATATCGTGTACCGCCGCGGCGATCAATACCTTCCTGAAGCTCTCGATCAACTCGATCATTACCTGCGCGACCACCGCACCGGGACGGTGCACCATTACGATCCGCGGGTCTTCGATCTGCTCCACGATTTAACCGCCGACCTGGGCGAGCCGGACACCGAGGTCAACGTTATCTGTGGCTACCGCACCCCGTGGAGCAACGAGTATCTGAGAACGCACGGACACGGCGTCGCCAGTCACAGCCTGCACATGCAGGCCTTGGCCATTGATATCCGCATTCCCGGCGTCAAGACCTCCGATCTACGTGATGCCGCTCTCGCCATGCATCGTGGTGGAGTCGGTTATTACTCCAGTTCTGATTTTGTCCATGTCGACGTAGGCCGCGAACGCCGCTGGTAA
- a CDS encoding sialidase family protein produces MTPTTGSKTAWTSSAFGATNGESTCVEGTTCDSFTLTITGAASSYNNKYVNISIAWSLSTNDYDLYIHKGSLTGPVVASSTGGVPQTGEGVSLSPTSLGVGVYVVHVVASTTVPGDSPKGTAVVATAPITPPPPNVTPPTYRNYQSPTGIGDNSGEPSIGDNWNTGRVMTSAVLDTLRVSFNTAVSPATATWVVKNSPLTSITSLDPILFTDRKTGRTFVSQLAGTTSLSEFTDDDGTTYTPSQGAGIASGVDHQTIGGGPFRVCNAQQKSQNPTYCATLTARGPLTSYANAVYYASQDIGLAQMALSQDGGLTYEAAHPMYTLAQCGGLHGHIRVAGDGTVYVPNKNCGGTQGLVSSKDNGLTFTVYKVTGSTPGSSDPSVGIGSKGRVYFGYTDANNHPWIATSDDGGQSWHNNQDLATRLGIKNAVFPEVVAGDNDRATFFFLGTKSAGPGTGDDTTTIFDGVWHAYFASTYNGGQNWVVVDATPSDPVQLGVVCTNGTTCPSGTRNLLDFNDVTIDWHGRVLAAYTDGCITAKCIADGNNSTAQHTKAQNDGTTKASIIREATGLSLFQKYDSTPLKP; encoded by the coding sequence GTGACTCCCACCACAGGTTCCAAGACTGCATGGACAAGCTCTGCCTTTGGCGCAACCAACGGCGAGAGCACTTGCGTTGAAGGAACCACCTGCGACTCGTTCACCCTCACGATCACGGGTGCCGCGTCGAGCTACAACAACAAGTACGTCAACATCTCGATTGCTTGGTCGCTCTCCACCAACGACTACGACCTCTACATCCATAAAGGCTCGCTCACTGGACCGGTCGTCGCAAGCTCAACTGGAGGCGTTCCACAAACTGGCGAAGGCGTGAGCCTCAGCCCGACCTCTCTTGGCGTCGGCGTTTACGTCGTGCACGTCGTCGCTTCCACCACGGTTCCCGGAGACTCGCCCAAGGGCACAGCGGTCGTCGCAACTGCGCCGATCACGCCACCGCCGCCGAACGTCACGCCGCCTACGTATCGCAACTATCAATCCCCGACCGGTATCGGCGACAATTCCGGTGAGCCTTCCATCGGCGACAACTGGAACACAGGTCGCGTCATGACCTCGGCGGTCCTCGACACGCTACGCGTCAGCTTCAACACCGCCGTCTCGCCCGCGACGGCGACGTGGGTCGTGAAGAACAGTCCGCTCACCAGCATTACGTCGTTGGATCCGATTCTCTTCACCGATCGCAAAACCGGACGCACCTTCGTCTCGCAACTCGCGGGCACTACCAGCCTCTCCGAGTTCACCGACGACGATGGCACCACCTACACCCCGAGCCAGGGCGCAGGCATCGCCTCCGGCGTTGATCACCAGACCATCGGCGGGGGCCCGTTCCGCGTCTGCAATGCGCAGCAGAAATCGCAGAACCCAACTTACTGCGCAACGCTCACCGCGCGCGGCCCGCTTACCAGTTACGCGAACGCCGTGTATTACGCCTCGCAAGATATCGGCTTGGCGCAAATGGCTCTCAGCCAGGACGGTGGCCTCACCTACGAGGCGGCGCATCCCATGTACACGCTCGCGCAGTGCGGCGGATTGCATGGTCACATCAGGGTCGCCGGAGACGGCACCGTCTACGTTCCCAACAAGAACTGCGGCGGCACCCAAGGCCTCGTCTCTTCGAAAGACAACGGCCTCACCTTTACCGTCTATAAAGTCACTGGCAGCACCCCAGGTTCGAGCGATCCCTCTGTCGGCATCGGATCGAAGGGCCGGGTTTACTTCGGCTACACGGATGCCAACAATCACCCGTGGATCGCAACCTCCGATGACGGGGGCCAATCGTGGCACAACAACCAGGACCTCGCCACGCGCCTCGGCATTAAAAACGCCGTCTTCCCCGAAGTCGTAGCCGGCGACAACGACCGCGCCACCTTCTTCTTCCTCGGCACCAAGTCCGCGGGCCCCGGCACTGGCGACGACACCACCACCATCTTTGATGGTGTATGGCACGCCTACTTCGCCAGCACCTACAACGGCGGTCAGAATTGGGTTGTCGTTGACGCAACGCCGAGCGATCCCGTGCAATTGGGCGTCGTCTGTACCAACGGCACTACCTGCCCAAGCGGCACCCGCAATCTGCTCGACTTCAACGATGTCACCATCGACTGGCACGGACGCGTGCTCGCCGCCTACACCGACGGCTGCATCACCGCTAAGTGCATCGCCGACGGCAACAACTCCACCGCGCAACACACCAAGGCCCAGAACGACGGCACCACGAAAGCCAGCATCATTCGCGAAGCCACCGGCCTGAGCCTTTTCCAGAAATACGATTCAACTCCTCTGAAACCCTGA
- a CDS encoding YciI family protein → MRFMMLMIPGGYEKAAPDTTPPADAVEKMMKYNRDLQEAGVLIALDGLHPLSSGARVSFAKGKPIVTDGPHVETKEVLGGYWMINVKSKEEAIEWAKKCPASANETIEIRRVFEMDDFPQDVKDAAGNYEDLQEKLKH, encoded by the coding sequence ATGCGATTCATGATGCTGATGATCCCCGGCGGCTACGAGAAAGCCGCCCCCGACACCACTCCTCCGGCAGACGCCGTCGAGAAGATGATGAAGTACAACCGCGATCTCCAGGAAGCCGGTGTGCTCATCGCCCTCGACGGGCTACATCCTCTCTCCAGCGGTGCGCGCGTCAGCTTCGCCAAGGGCAAGCCCATCGTCACCGACGGTCCGCACGTCGAGACCAAGGAAGTCCTCGGCGGCTACTGGATGATCAACGTGAAATCGAAGGAAGAAGCCATCGAATGGGCAAAGAAGTGCCCAGCCTCCGCCAACGAAACCATAGAAATTCGTCGCGTCTTCGAAATGGACGACTTCCCGCAGGACGTGAAGGACGCCGCCGGAAACTACGAAGACCTGCAAGAAAAATTGAAGCATTAA
- a CDS encoding WD40/YVTN/BNR-like repeat-containing protein has translation MSSVRLLVGTKKGAFVLTSDGKREKWDVAGPHFSGWEMYHLKGSPADPNRIYASQTSGWFGQQVQRSDDGGKTWNPVGNKFIYDGVPGTHQWYDGTPHPWDFKRVWHFEPSLTDPDTVYAGVEDAAIFKTNDAGQTWTELPGLRNHSTGNKWTPGAGGMGLHTIILDPTNDKRIWIAISAAGAFRTDDGGATWKPINKGLTSKYIPDPDAEIGHCIHHMAMHPKKPGTLFMQKHWDVLRSDNSGDLWTRVSGNLPTDFGFVIDVNANEPETIYVVPIKSDEHHYPMDGALKVYRSKSGGNEWEPLTKGLPQQNCYVNVLRDAMSVDQLDKCGIYFGTTGGQVYASNNAGDSWQAIVHDLPAVYSVEAQTLP, from the coding sequence ATGAGCAGTGTTCGCCTCCTCGTTGGCACCAAGAAAGGTGCCTTCGTCCTTACCTCTGACGGCAAGCGCGAAAAGTGGGACGTCGCCGGCCCCCATTTCTCCGGGTGGGAGATGTACCACCTCAAAGGATCTCCTGCCGACCCGAATCGCATCTACGCATCGCAGACCAGCGGCTGGTTCGGCCAGCAGGTCCAGCGCTCCGACGATGGCGGCAAAACCTGGAACCCCGTCGGCAACAAGTTCATTTATGACGGCGTCCCCGGCACCCACCAGTGGTACGACGGCACGCCCCACCCGTGGGATTTCAAGCGCGTGTGGCACTTCGAACCGTCCCTCACCGATCCCGACACCGTCTATGCGGGCGTCGAAGATGCCGCCATCTTCAAGACCAACGATGCCGGCCAGACGTGGACCGAACTTCCCGGCCTTCGCAACCACTCCACCGGCAACAAGTGGACGCCCGGCGCCGGCGGCATGGGCCTGCACACCATCATCCTCGATCCCACCAACGACAAGCGCATCTGGATCGCCATCTCCGCTGCCGGAGCTTTTCGCACCGATGACGGCGGTGCCACCTGGAAGCCGATCAACAAGGGCCTCACTTCGAAATACATCCCCGACCCGGACGCCGAGATCGGGCACTGCATCCACCACATGGCCATGCATCCGAAGAAGCCCGGCACGCTCTTCATGCAGAAGCACTGGGACGTCCTCCGCAGCGACAATTCCGGCGACCTCTGGACCCGCGTCAGCGGCAACCTGCCCACCGATTTCGGCTTCGTCATCGACGTCAACGCGAACGAACCTGAGACCATCTATGTCGTGCCCATCAAGAGCGACGAACACCATTACCCCATGGATGGCGCCCTCAAGGTCTATCGCAGCAAGTCTGGCGGCAACGAATGGGAGCCGCTCACTAAGGGTCTCCCGCAGCAGAACTGCTACGTAAACGTGCTGCGCGACGCCATGTCCGTAGACCAACTCGATAAGTGCGGCATTTATTTCGGCACCACCGGCGGCCAGGTCTACGCGTCCAATAATGCAGGAGACAGTTGGCAGGCGATCGTTCACGATCTCCCGGCCGTCTATTCCGTAGAGGCGCAAACGCTACCATGA
- a CDS encoding diguanylate cyclase, with protein sequence MDTIAVTYVHWLVAASIATSVVASYAAFSFAERVAASDRQRSLGWLIAGAFAMGLGIWSMHYLGMLAVQLPVPVVYHVPTVIISLLLAVAASAAVLWVVSRESLSGRAIVLGSVAMGGGIGAMHYTGMAAMRSYAMHRYNPSLVLLSLVIAVAFSWMALRITFLLRREPGAHELRRMGGAVLMGIGIASMHYTAMFAVTFERGNTEFSTVHTVPVTHIDQLGIVVMAGMVLFGALISAYFDRQMSRDLRVSNERLAEMQVALLQREKELKEAVAKLEELSTRDGLTGLYNRRFFDTTLTAECKRAARANYPISLLIIDVDCFKALNDHYGHLVGDDCLQKVGKSLASAVRRTSDVVARYGGEEFALILPNTSEESATTIGENIRRAVLGLEIANANSTAGPFVTLSVGVCTRRPSHPRSSEDILVTTNEIIRAADEALYRAKREGRNRVLLGA encoded by the coding sequence ATGGACACAATTGCTGTGACGTATGTCCATTGGCTGGTTGCTGCTTCGATCGCGACTTCCGTTGTTGCCTCCTACGCAGCGTTCAGTTTTGCTGAGCGTGTCGCGGCGTCAGACCGTCAACGCTCCCTTGGATGGCTGATTGCCGGCGCCTTCGCCATGGGACTCGGCATCTGGTCGATGCACTATCTCGGCATGCTCGCGGTACAACTGCCGGTGCCAGTCGTTTATCACGTTCCTACGGTAATCATTTCCTTGTTGCTCGCGGTTGCGGCCTCCGCAGCGGTGTTGTGGGTGGTGAGCCGTGAGAGTCTTTCGGGGCGGGCGATCGTCTTGGGCAGCGTTGCCATGGGCGGCGGCATCGGCGCGATGCACTATACGGGTATGGCAGCAATGCGTTCTTATGCCATGCATCGCTATAACCCGTCACTGGTTTTGCTCTCGCTTGTAATCGCAGTGGCTTTTTCCTGGATGGCGTTGCGCATCACCTTCCTGCTTCGAAGGGAGCCGGGCGCCCATGAACTGCGCCGCATGGGCGGAGCGGTCCTGATGGGCATTGGCATCGCCTCGATGCACTACACCGCTATGTTTGCCGTGACATTCGAACGGGGCAACACAGAATTCTCCACCGTCCATACGGTTCCGGTGACCCATATCGACCAGTTGGGCATCGTCGTAATGGCTGGCATGGTTTTATTTGGCGCGCTCATTTCCGCATACTTCGATCGGCAGATGAGCCGTGACCTGCGCGTCTCGAATGAGCGACTGGCTGAGATGCAGGTGGCGCTTCTTCAGAGAGAGAAAGAACTGAAGGAGGCGGTGGCCAAGCTGGAAGAGTTGTCGACCCGCGACGGATTAACGGGTTTGTACAACCGCAGATTTTTCGATACGACCCTGACAGCCGAGTGCAAACGCGCCGCACGTGCCAACTATCCAATTAGCCTTTTGATTATTGATGTTGACTGCTTCAAAGCACTCAACGACCACTACGGCCATCTCGTGGGAGACGACTGCCTTCAGAAGGTGGGAAAGAGCTTGGCGAGTGCGGTTCGGCGCACCTCGGATGTAGTGGCGCGATACGGAGGAGAAGAGTTTGCCCTCATCCTCCCCAATACCAGCGAGGAGAGCGCCACAACCATCGGAGAAAATATTCGCCGTGCAGTTCTCGGCCTGGAGATCGCAAACGCCAACTCCACTGCGGGCCCCTTCGTTACTCTGAGCGTAGGTGTATGCACGCGTCGCCCTAGTCATCCTCGATCAAGCGAGGATATTCTCGTGACGACCAATGAGATTATCCGCGCGGCGGATGAGGCGCTGTATCGAGCGAAACGCGAAGGACGGAATCGAGTGCTGCTGGGGGCTTGA
- a CDS encoding NADPH:quinone oxidoreductase family protein, with amino-acid sequence MKALLVEQLGKLESLALRDVPDPQVKPDRVVVNIEAAGVNFADISSSMGKYPGVKVPYIAGREFAGTVEGTGERVMGYTQMGAFAEKIAIPRAFIWPQPQGWTSVESAAFPVNFFTAYLVYWKAGLTADAFEPAAPSKSPRRALIHAVAGGVGTAAVQIGKLLGIETIGTSSSDEKLEKAKALGLTHGINYSHDDYQQRVMELTNGEGVDCVFEMLGGEHTKRSTRCTREFGRVILYGTATGERPEFDTLTMYSKSISVHGLWLSTLANNREVIAAAWIALKPWVEAGQLKPEVGHVMPMANASEAYKLMLNRKNYGKIILTV; translated from the coding sequence ATGAAAGCCCTCCTCGTTGAGCAGCTCGGCAAGCTAGAAAGCCTCGCTCTTAGAGATGTTCCCGATCCCCAAGTGAAGCCTGACCGTGTCGTCGTCAATATCGAAGCTGCCGGCGTGAACTTTGCCGACATCAGCTCCAGCATGGGAAAGTATCCCGGCGTCAAAGTTCCTTACATCGCCGGACGCGAATTCGCTGGCACCGTCGAAGGCACCGGCGAGCGTGTAATGGGCTACACCCAGATGGGCGCCTTCGCCGAGAAGATCGCCATCCCGCGCGCCTTCATCTGGCCGCAACCTCAAGGCTGGACCTCCGTCGAATCCGCAGCCTTCCCCGTCAATTTCTTTACCGCTTACCTCGTCTACTGGAAGGCCGGTCTCACCGCGGATGCCTTCGAGCCAGCCGCTCCTTCAAAAAGCCCGCGTCGTGCGCTGATTCACGCCGTCGCTGGTGGTGTCGGCACGGCCGCCGTACAGATCGGCAAGTTGCTCGGAATAGAAACCATCGGCACATCGTCCTCCGATGAAAAACTTGAGAAAGCCAAAGCCCTCGGCCTCACCCATGGCATCAACTATTCCCACGACGACTACCAGCAGCGCGTCATGGAACTCACCAACGGCGAGGGCGTAGATTGTGTCTTCGAAATGCTCGGTGGCGAGCACACCAAGCGCAGCACGCGCTGTACCCGCGAATTCGGCCGCGTCATTCTCTACGGCACCGCTACCGGCGAGCGTCCTGAGTTCGATACGCTGACCATGTACTCTAAATCCATCAGCGTCCACGGCCTCTGGCTCAGCACCCTGGCGAACAACCGTGAAGTGATCGCAGCCGCATGGATCGCACTGAAACCGTGGGTAGAAGCCGGTCAACTCAAGCCAGAGGTCGGTCACGTCATGCCGATGGCAAATGCGTCGGAGGCCTACAAGCTCATGTTGAATCGCAAGAACTACGGGAAAATCATTTTGACCGTTTGA